In the Nitrospinaceae bacterium genome, one interval contains:
- the ispG gene encoding flavodoxin-dependent (E)-4-hydroxy-3-methylbut-2-enyl-diphosphate synthase, with translation MNEDFSNFKDSIFWEKPAPIASGATDASPDSAGLPIWNAPSPGGEDLPCGDPSQFPLARRNSRQITVRDVKVGGGAPIVVQSMCNTLTHDIEATVAQIGRLEEAGCEIVRVAVPDERAAKALPEIKRRTNLPLVADIHFDYRLALLAADAGVHCLRINPGNINGEDRVNEVVASARDHGIPIRIGVNAGSLEKHLLDQYGGATPEAIVESGLRHIAMLEKCGFYDTKISLKASDVSRTVMAYRIMAKKVDYPLHLGITESGSLRSGSVKSAVGLGILLSEGIGDTLRVSLASDPVDEVKVGYEILKSLRLRQKGVNVVACPSCGRVQIDVDKLTLDIEKELAHIDAPITVAVMGCEVNGPGEAREADIGVAGGHKQALIFMKGEKKGLIDYNQIKTNLVREVEELAAKMAASNPAKNISGSGDV, from the coding sequence ATGAACGAGGATTTTTCAAACTTCAAAGATAGTATTTTTTGGGAAAAGCCTGCTCCCATTGCCTCTGGCGCCACGGATGCATCGCCCGACAGCGCGGGGTTGCCCATTTGGAATGCTCCTTCGCCGGGAGGAGAGGACCTTCCTTGCGGCGACCCGTCTCAATTTCCTCTTGCTCGGCGCAATAGCAGGCAAATAACAGTTAGAGACGTTAAAGTGGGTGGCGGCGCTCCAATTGTCGTCCAGTCGATGTGCAACACGCTCACCCACGACATCGAGGCCACAGTCGCCCAAATAGGTCGTCTCGAAGAGGCTGGGTGTGAAATCGTTCGCGTGGCGGTGCCCGATGAGCGGGCAGCCAAGGCCCTCCCAGAAATAAAGCGCCGCACAAATCTTCCCCTTGTCGCTGACATTCATTTCGACTACCGGCTGGCGCTCTTGGCGGCTGACGCTGGAGTGCACTGCCTTAGAATCAACCCCGGCAACATCAACGGCGAGGATCGCGTGAACGAGGTGGTTGCCTCGGCAAGGGACCACGGGATTCCGATCCGTATTGGAGTTAATGCGGGCTCACTTGAGAAACACCTTCTTGACCAATATGGTGGCGCCACACCAGAGGCCATCGTTGAGAGCGGCCTTCGCCACATCGCTATGCTGGAAAAATGTGGTTTCTACGACACAAAGATATCTCTTAAAGCCTCGGATGTTTCCCGAACCGTCATGGCTTATCGGATCATGGCCAAGAAGGTGGACTATCCTTTGCACCTGGGCATCACCGAGAGCGGGAGTCTTCGCTCGGGTAGCGTCAAATCGGCTGTCGGACTCGGCATTCTTCTCTCCGAGGGAATCGGCGATACGTTGCGCGTTTCGCTGGCCTCTGACCCCGTAGATGAAGTGAAAGTCGGCTATGAAATCCTCAAAAGTCTTCGCCTGCGTCAAAAGGGCGTTAACGTGGTGGCATGTCCTTCATGCGGTCGGGTTCAGATTGATGTGGATAAATTGACACTCGACATCGAAAAAGAGCTTGCCCACATTGATGCACCCATAACGGTGGCCGTCATGGGCTGCGAGGTGAATGGCCCCGGCGAGGCAAGGGAGGCCGACATTGGTGTTGCTGGCGGCCATAAGCAGGCATTGATTTTTATGAAAGGCGAAAAAAAAGGCCTTATCGACTACAACCAGATCAAAACGAATCTGGTCCGCGAAGTAGAGGAGTTAGCTGCCAAAATGGCGGCTAGCAACCCAGCCAAAAACATCTCCGGAAGCGGGGACGTTTAA
- the rseP gene encoding RIP metalloprotease RseP: protein MNPVQIFEWINSFGYAIFGTVVILGMLIFIHEMGHFLVAKKLGIGVNTFSLGFGPRVWGFKRGETEYQLSLLPLGGFVSLQGEDPEASEEDPDVPAEPEDPEKSFYLRPVSHRAAVIFAGPLFNLLFALILSWGLHMTGLPVPGTWVGKVLPNTPAQTAGLQADDHIVAIQGKSVRKWIELVSVIQVSAGKQLMLQVERKGRSLELPITPTSKTPDGKEIGHGRIGIQMSPKEYMERYGPIDSAWQSLRRNYNIVKLTVGAVYGMLAQTVPADIGGPIRIAKLAGDQAKRGLSFVIGFSILLSINLAILNLFPIPILDGGHLLFLAIEALRGKPVSLRFREMSTQVGMVMIIGLMLFATYNDTLYFFNKWTQ, encoded by the coding sequence ATGAACCCAGTACAAATTTTCGAATGGATTAACAGTTTCGGCTACGCCATTTTTGGTACCGTCGTAATCCTCGGCATGCTCATTTTCATACACGAAATGGGCCACTTTCTTGTGGCGAAAAAGCTGGGCATCGGCGTCAACACCTTTTCGTTGGGGTTTGGACCAAGGGTATGGGGATTCAAGCGAGGCGAGACGGAATATCAACTCTCGCTTTTGCCTCTGGGTGGATTTGTTAGCCTTCAGGGAGAAGATCCTGAGGCGAGTGAGGAAGACCCCGACGTGCCAGCCGAGCCCGAGGATCCGGAAAAATCATTTTACCTCCGTCCTGTTTCACACCGGGCGGCGGTTATATTTGCAGGCCCGCTTTTCAATTTGCTGTTTGCACTCATTTTGAGTTGGGGTCTTCACATGACCGGCTTGCCGGTCCCGGGCACCTGGGTTGGTAAGGTGCTTCCGAATACGCCGGCTCAGACTGCAGGTCTCCAAGCAGACGACCATATTGTTGCGATTCAAGGAAAAAGCGTCCGCAAGTGGATCGAACTGGTGAGTGTCATTCAGGTCAGCGCCGGAAAACAACTCATGCTTCAGGTGGAGCGCAAGGGGCGCAGCCTTGAGTTGCCGATAACCCCCACATCAAAGACACCAGACGGCAAGGAGATAGGGCACGGTCGCATCGGCATACAGATGTCACCGAAAGAGTACATGGAGCGCTATGGCCCAATCGACAGCGCTTGGCAGAGCCTTCGACGCAACTACAACATTGTTAAGCTGACGGTTGGTGCAGTATACGGAATGTTGGCCCAGACAGTTCCTGCCGACATCGGTGGCCCGATTCGGATTGCAAAGCTGGCCGGCGATCAGGCAAAGCGTGGCTTAAGTTTCGTCATAGGATTTTCGATTCTTCTGAGCATTAACCTTGCCATTTTGAATCTGTTTCCGATTCCGATTCTCGATGGTGGGCATCTGTTATTCCTGGCCATCGAGGCTTTAAGAGGCAAACCCGTAAGCCTGCGCTTTCGCGAAATGTCGACGCAGGTGGGAATGGTGATGATCATCGGCTTGATGTTGTTTGCCACCTATAACGACACTCTTTATTTTTTCAACAAGTGGACGCAATAG
- a CDS encoding proline--tRNA ligase gives MRFSKAFFPTLKEAPAEAEVVSHRLMMRAAMIRRLAAGVYTLLPLGVRTQRKVEQICREELARAGAQEVFLPTLNPAELWRKTGRWDVYGKELIRLQDRHGRDFCLGPTHEEVITSLIGHEVQSYRDLPQNLYQIQTKFRDEIRPRFGVMRGREFTMKDGYSFDRDEKGAEESYNKMVEAYKRIFKRCGLNFGVAAADSGSIGGSFSHEFMVMADTGEESISVCAKCGYSANTEKTPVKVPLPDNSGGSLEKVHTPGAHTVEEVSAFLELPVEQITKTLLYMDLSNETPVAFLIPGNRELNEVKAKNESGALHLQLADPATVERLTKATVGFAGPVGLEDVRVIADHCLKGRGGLVLGANETDNHFTGGEEGRDFKADAYADLTLAEAGDLCPECGESMDMRRGIEVGHVFKLGTKYSEALEANYLDESGETKTIVMGCYGIGIGRTVAAAIEQNHDDDGIVWPLPIAPFHVDIILANMKDAACLEVAEKLYNDLEFSGVEVVLDDRDERAGVKFKDADLIGFPYHVIVGPKGLKEGKLELKSRKTGEREMLPLDGAAEAIRDRIFQEIKDYTFA, from the coding sequence ATGCGGTTCAGTAAGGCATTTTTTCCCACCCTCAAAGAAGCGCCCGCCGAAGCCGAGGTGGTGAGCCATCGCTTGATGATGCGGGCGGCGATGATTCGTCGTCTTGCTGCGGGCGTTTATACCCTGTTGCCTCTTGGCGTCAGGACACAGCGCAAGGTCGAGCAAATATGCAGAGAGGAACTTGCTCGCGCTGGCGCCCAGGAGGTTTTCCTCCCTACCCTAAACCCCGCCGAGCTTTGGCGAAAAACAGGACGCTGGGACGTATACGGAAAAGAGCTTATACGCCTCCAGGATCGACATGGTCGCGATTTTTGCCTTGGACCTACACACGAGGAGGTCATCACCAGCCTCATTGGTCACGAAGTCCAGAGCTACCGAGATCTTCCCCAAAATCTTTATCAGATTCAAACAAAATTCCGAGACGAGATTCGTCCCCGTTTCGGCGTCATGCGTGGCCGTGAATTTACGATGAAGGATGGCTACAGTTTCGACCGCGATGAGAAGGGTGCTGAGGAGAGTTACAATAAAATGGTCGAGGCCTACAAACGCATCTTCAAGCGATGTGGTCTCAATTTTGGCGTTGCCGCAGCGGATTCTGGCTCGATCGGCGGAAGCTTTTCACATGAGTTCATGGTGATGGCGGACACGGGCGAGGAGTCTATTTCCGTTTGCGCCAAATGCGGCTATTCCGCCAACACTGAAAAAACACCGGTCAAGGTTCCGCTGCCAGACAATTCAGGCGGCTCTCTTGAAAAAGTGCACACACCGGGTGCACATACCGTCGAAGAGGTTTCTGCGTTCCTTGAGCTTCCGGTGGAGCAGATTACGAAAACTTTGCTCTACATGGACTTGTCGAACGAAACCCCTGTCGCATTTTTAATTCCGGGTAACAGGGAACTGAATGAAGTTAAGGCCAAGAACGAATCCGGTGCGCTTCATCTTCAGCTGGCGGACCCGGCCACGGTGGAGCGCCTGACAAAAGCGACTGTGGGTTTTGCAGGGCCAGTGGGGCTTGAAGACGTTCGGGTTATCGCCGATCATTGCCTGAAGGGGAGGGGTGGGCTCGTTCTCGGCGCCAATGAAACGGACAATCATTTCACCGGAGGGGAAGAAGGTCGGGATTTCAAAGCGGACGCCTATGCAGATCTTACTCTTGCCGAGGCAGGTGACTTATGCCCCGAATGCGGAGAGTCAATGGACATGCGCCGCGGAATTGAAGTGGGCCATGTATTTAAATTAGGAACGAAATACTCAGAAGCCCTTGAGGCGAACTATCTCGACGAAAGCGGCGAGACGAAAACTATCGTGATGGGCTGTTATGGAATTGGAATCGGGCGCACGGTAGCCGCCGCGATCGAGCAGAACCACGACGATGATGGCATCGTATGGCCACTGCCGATCGCGCCTTTTCATGTCGACATCATCCTAGCGAACATGAAGGACGCTGCCTGTCTGGAAGTGGCCGAAAAACTCTATAACGACTTGGAATTCTCTGGCGTGGAGGTTGTTCTCGACGACAGAGACGAGCGCGCCGGCGTTAAATTTAAGGATGCCGATTTAATCGGCTTTCCTTATCATGTCATTGTCGGGCCCAAGGGGCTCAAAGAGGGGAAGCTGGAACTCAAGTCTCGCAAAACAGGGGAGCGGGAAATGCTTCCCCTAGATGGTGCCGCAGAGGCCATTCGGGACAGGATTTTCCAGGAGATTAAGGATTATACCTTTGCTTGA